The proteins below come from a single Corynebacterium glyciniphilum AJ 3170 genomic window:
- a CDS encoding alanine/glycine:cation symporter family protein, translated as MNLLTTISDWIWNPLAYFALAVGGFFTIVTRGVQFRRLPDMIRQLRQSKTTDGGLSSFQALALTLSSRVGVGSIAGVATAIAMGGPGSLIWIMVTGFLGSTCAYAEAVLAQVFKRRIHGEDRGGMPYYIRHGLRARWLAAAVALTAMIGYGFVFPGIQANNIASSANQAFGLEPWMTGVVITAILAFVVVGGTRRVVQVAQTVVPFMAVGYLLFAVVLIAMNAEKVPEALRLIVMSGLGVDQMFGGIVGFAVAWGVRRAVFASATGFGEGTFAAATADATHPGKQGIIQAFSIYIDLFLICMATGLMIIITDSYHVVNQAGGYLVDHVPGAIAGPNFVQLAIDTSLPGWGSVFVALAVLLFAFTSQVFFFYVATTNLIFLLGEKSNRFFEWIIKLGALAISFTGSVISADAMWAAGDIGYGLLAWLNMISVVLLTPIVFKVVRDYDRQRKLGQDPVFDPEPLGIKGALWWETTFRERQEQSPLAAPTVAEAPGSNGSSDIPDSRP; from the coding sequence ATGAACTTACTGACAACGATCAGTGACTGGATCTGGAACCCACTCGCCTACTTTGCGCTGGCAGTCGGCGGATTCTTCACCATCGTCACACGCGGCGTCCAGTTCCGACGCCTCCCCGACATGATCCGCCAACTACGCCAGAGTAAGACCACCGACGGCGGGCTGTCGTCTTTCCAGGCCCTCGCACTCACCCTGTCCAGCAGGGTCGGCGTCGGCAGCATAGCTGGCGTGGCAACCGCCATCGCCATGGGCGGCCCGGGGTCCCTGATATGGATCATGGTCACCGGATTCCTCGGTTCGACCTGCGCCTACGCTGAAGCCGTCCTGGCCCAGGTCTTCAAACGTCGCATCCACGGCGAAGACCGGGGAGGCATGCCGTACTACATCAGGCACGGGCTGCGCGCTCGCTGGCTGGCTGCCGCAGTGGCACTCACCGCAATGATCGGCTACGGATTCGTCTTCCCCGGTATTCAGGCCAACAACATCGCCTCCAGCGCCAATCAGGCTTTCGGCCTCGAGCCCTGGATGACGGGTGTGGTGATCACCGCCATCCTCGCTTTCGTCGTTGTCGGCGGCACCCGTCGAGTCGTGCAGGTGGCTCAGACCGTTGTCCCGTTCATGGCTGTCGGTTACCTTCTGTTCGCTGTTGTTCTCATTGCGATGAACGCAGAAAAGGTGCCGGAGGCACTTCGACTGATCGTCATGTCCGGCCTCGGGGTGGACCAGATGTTCGGCGGCATCGTTGGATTCGCAGTCGCCTGGGGCGTCCGTCGCGCAGTATTCGCCTCTGCCACCGGCTTCGGCGAGGGAACGTTCGCCGCTGCGACCGCTGATGCCACCCACCCCGGTAAGCAGGGGATCATCCAGGCCTTCAGCATCTACATCGACCTGTTCCTCATCTGCATGGCAACCGGTCTGATGATCATCATCACAGACAGCTACCACGTGGTGAACCAGGCCGGCGGATACCTCGTCGACCACGTACCGGGCGCGATCGCCGGTCCGAACTTCGTGCAGTTGGCGATCGACACGAGCCTGCCGGGCTGGGGAAGCGTCTTCGTCGCACTGGCGGTTCTGCTGTTCGCCTTCACTTCCCAGGTGTTCTTCTTCTATGTGGCGACGACGAACCTGATCTTCCTGCTCGGAGAGAAGAGCAACCGGTTCTTCGAGTGGATCATCAAACTGGGCGCGCTGGCGATCTCCTTCACCGGGTCGGTCATTAGCGCAGACGCCATGTGGGCCGCGGGAGACATCGGGTACGGTCTCCTGGCCTGGCTGAATATGATTTCCGTGGTACTGCTGACCCCCATCGTGTTCAAGGTGGTCCGGGACTACGACCGGCAACGCAAGCTCGGCCAGGACCCCGTCTTCGATCCCGAACCGTTGGGAATCAAGGGAGCATTGTGGTGGGAGACCACGTTCCGAGAGCGCCAGGAGCAGTCCCCTCTTGCGGCGCCGACCGTCGCGGAGGC
- a CDS encoding universal stress protein, whose amino-acid sequence MAKTIVAGVDSSQTALSAAMKAAELAEGLGGEVHLCTAYSTTSADALDSIRTRNTGVASTAAYRTLTDGLAKASQQVAESVAAVLRESYPSLAVEATSGEGPPADVLLRTARKVDADLIVVGNKHVQGFKRILGSVARKVASEATCDLYIANTTQNATQR is encoded by the coding sequence ATGGCCAAGACGATCGTGGCCGGAGTGGACTCAAGCCAGACCGCACTCAGCGCCGCCATGAAAGCTGCCGAACTGGCGGAAGGACTGGGGGGCGAGGTGCACCTCTGCACCGCCTACAGCACCACGAGTGCAGACGCCCTCGACTCGATCCGGACCAGGAACACCGGCGTCGCAAGCACCGCGGCGTACAGGACGTTGACCGACGGACTGGCTAAGGCGTCACAGCAGGTCGCAGAGTCGGTCGCCGCAGTCCTACGGGAGTCGTACCCCTCACTGGCGGTCGAGGCGACCTCCGGAGAAGGACCCCCGGCGGACGTCCTTCTACGGACAGCGAGGAAGGTCGACGCCGACCTCATCGTCGTAGGCAACAAACACGTCCAGGGTTTCAAACGCATCCTCGGCAGTGTCGCGCGCAAGGTCGCCTCTGAAGCGACATGCGACCTCTACATCGCCAACACCACCCAGAACGCCACCCAGCGGTGA
- a CDS encoding cyclase family protein has product MPRTCFDLTHPIATDMPVYPGDPTVTVTGVATVVADGCSVRSLSLGTHTGTHVDAPAHVDQGGRTVDGILPGELIGTASVLHIPALRPGEIITPAHLGAWRPARIVLIATGWDAHWGTDAYSTYPVLGEEACRLLTDAGMHLLGLDTASPDPPGADVLSVHDLLLGADHLIIENLRGLADLPSSVEFTALPLPLVGGDGSPVRAVARRRTACQEGRRGNPSGWSD; this is encoded by the coding sequence ATGCCCCGCACCTGCTTCGACCTCACCCACCCCATCGCCACAGACATGCCGGTCTACCCGGGCGATCCGACGGTGACGGTCACGGGAGTCGCCACCGTCGTCGCCGACGGATGTTCCGTCCGCTCACTCTCTCTGGGCACCCACACCGGTACACACGTGGACGCCCCGGCCCACGTCGACCAGGGTGGACGTACAGTCGACGGCATCCTCCCGGGTGAACTCATCGGCACAGCGAGTGTCCTGCATATCCCGGCCCTCAGGCCGGGGGAGATTATCACGCCGGCCCACCTGGGGGCGTGGCGCCCGGCGCGCATCGTGCTCATCGCGACCGGGTGGGACGCCCACTGGGGCACGGACGCCTACTCGACGTATCCAGTGCTTGGCGAGGAAGCGTGCCGACTGCTGACTGATGCAGGGATGCACCTTCTCGGCCTGGACACCGCCAGCCCCGACCCACCCGGTGCAGACGTTCTGTCTGTGCACGATCTACTGCTGGGGGCGGACCACCTGATCATCGAGAACCTCCGTGGACTCGCTGACCTGCCGTCGTCCGTGGAATTCACGGCGCTTCCCCTGCCCCTCGTCGGCGGGGACGGCTCGCCGGTACGCGCGGTGGCCCGACGACGAACTGCTTGCCAGGAGGGCCGACGCGGCAACCCCTCAGGTTGGTCCGACTAG
- a CDS encoding NAD(+) synthase: MSTGPSASSAAHTAPEKPPGGAYTHGFARVAAATVPVAVADPATNARAILETTRELHEDHVAVAVFPELSLTGYAIDDLVMQDVLLDAVTDALHTIVAASEKLFPVLVVGAPLAHGNRLYNCAVVVHRGRILGVAPKSYLPTYREFYERRWYAPGDDVRGGHIRIGGTEVPFGTDLLFDAQDVPGLTVHAEVCEDMWVPVPPSSLAALQGATVLLNLSGSPITVQRADDRHLLAKSASYRNLAAYVYAAAGQGESTNDVSWDGLTMVYERGVLLEETERFPDGPRVSVADVDVHGLRAARIRQGTFDDNRRVVQDRSDVGFRTVPFTLNAPQVDVGLHRDVVRFPFVPGDPARLAQDCYETFNIQVSGLVQRLKAIGDPRPVIGVSGGLDSTHALLVVARAMDRTGRPRSDILAYTMPGFATSDHTKSNAVKLAEALGATIETLDIRPAATEMLSQMGHPAGDGEPVYDVTFENVQAGLRTDYLFRLANHLGGIVVGTGDLSEFALGWCTYGVGDQMSHYAVNSGVPKTLIQHLIRWVIADGNVVDKDAAEVLRSVLDTEISPELVPAGADGQVQSTEDTIGPYALHDFTLWHVFRGTRPSTIAFLAWHAWKDAGEGQWPAGFPDEDRYDYDLQTIVAWERTFLRRFFGFAQFKRTAVPNGPKVSPAGSLSPRGDWRAPSDGNARVWLAELERSYPDVLPDIGG, from the coding sequence ATGTCGACAGGACCATCAGCATCCTCTGCAGCGCACACCGCCCCAGAAAAACCCCCGGGCGGTGCGTATACACACGGTTTCGCCCGGGTCGCCGCGGCCACCGTTCCGGTCGCGGTCGCCGACCCGGCCACCAACGCCCGCGCCATCCTTGAGACCACCCGTGAGCTTCACGAGGATCACGTCGCCGTCGCCGTCTTCCCTGAACTCAGTCTCACCGGCTACGCCATCGACGACCTGGTCATGCAGGACGTCCTGCTTGACGCGGTCACGGATGCGCTGCACACCATCGTCGCCGCGTCGGAGAAGCTCTTTCCCGTCCTTGTCGTCGGCGCACCGCTGGCGCACGGCAACCGCCTGTACAACTGTGCCGTGGTTGTCCACCGGGGAAGGATCCTCGGCGTCGCACCGAAGTCCTACCTGCCGACCTACCGCGAGTTCTACGAACGCCGCTGGTATGCCCCGGGCGACGATGTGCGCGGCGGGCACATCCGGATCGGTGGTACCGAGGTTCCTTTCGGCACCGACCTGCTCTTCGACGCGCAGGACGTGCCTGGGCTGACCGTCCACGCCGAGGTCTGTGAGGACATGTGGGTTCCTGTGCCCCCGTCGTCGCTCGCGGCGTTGCAGGGGGCCACCGTCCTGCTGAATCTGTCGGGAAGCCCGATCACGGTGCAGCGGGCCGATGACCGGCACCTGCTGGCGAAATCGGCGTCGTACCGGAACCTGGCGGCCTATGTCTATGCCGCCGCAGGCCAGGGGGAGTCCACCAACGACGTCTCCTGGGACGGGTTGACCATGGTGTACGAACGCGGCGTGCTGCTGGAGGAGACTGAACGTTTCCCTGACGGTCCGCGGGTCAGCGTCGCTGATGTGGACGTCCACGGCCTGCGGGCGGCACGCATCCGCCAGGGCACGTTCGACGACAACCGTCGGGTCGTGCAGGACCGGTCAGACGTCGGTTTCCGCACCGTCCCCTTCACGCTCAATGCACCGCAGGTGGACGTGGGCCTGCACCGGGACGTCGTGCGGTTCCCGTTCGTGCCCGGCGACCCCGCCCGCCTGGCGCAGGACTGCTACGAGACCTTCAACATCCAGGTGTCCGGGCTTGTCCAGCGGCTGAAGGCCATCGGCGATCCCCGGCCTGTGATCGGCGTCTCCGGTGGCTTGGACTCCACCCATGCTCTCCTGGTTGTGGCCCGTGCGATGGACCGTACGGGGCGCCCGCGGTCGGACATTCTGGCGTACACGATGCCGGGCTTCGCCACCTCGGACCACACGAAATCGAACGCGGTGAAGCTCGCCGAGGCGTTAGGTGCGACCATCGAGACGCTCGACATCCGACCCGCGGCCACCGAGATGCTGTCGCAGATGGGCCATCCTGCCGGGGACGGTGAGCCGGTGTATGACGTCACCTTCGAGAACGTGCAGGCGGGTCTGCGCACCGACTACCTCTTCCGTCTGGCCAACCACCTCGGCGGCATCGTGGTGGGTACCGGCGACCTTTCCGAGTTCGCCCTCGGCTGGTGCACATACGGGGTGGGGGACCAGATGAGCCACTATGCGGTGAATTCCGGAGTGCCGAAGACACTGATCCAGCACCTCATCCGCTGGGTGATCGCCGACGGGAACGTGGTCGACAAGGACGCCGCGGAGGTACTGCGCTCGGTGCTGGACACGGAAATCAGTCCCGAACTGGTGCCCGCCGGTGCGGACGGGCAGGTGCAGTCCACGGAAGACACCATCGGCCCGTACGCGCTGCACGACTTCACTCTGTGGCATGTGTTCCGTGGGACCCGTCCCTCCACGATTGCCTTCCTCGCCTGGCACGCCTGGAAGGACGCAGGGGAGGGGCAGTGGCCGGCAGGGTTCCCGGACGAGGATCGGTACGACTATGACCTGCAGACGATCGTGGCGTGGGAGCGTACCTTCCTGCGCCGGTTCTTCGGCTTCGCCCAGTTCAAACGGACTGCCGTGCCGAACGGGCCGAAAGTGTCCCCCGCGGGGTCGTTGTCGCCGCGGGGAGACTGGCGGGCCCCGTCGGACGGGAATGCCCGGGTGTGGCTGGCCGAGCTCGAGCGCAGTTATCCCGACGTGCTCCCCGATATCGGGGGGTGA
- a CDS encoding quaternary amine ABC transporter ATP-binding protein — protein MGVVEASHVYKVFGKNGPEVVRRLEEGADRSELTELGTAGVIDASFSVDKGEIFVVMGLSGSGKSTLIRMINGLWTPTAGSINVAGKNISEMGDRELRELRKKHISMVFQHFALLPHRTVRDNAAYSLEIQGVGKKQRLEQADHWLQQVGLDGWGDSLPGQLSGGMQQRVGLARALAAETEILLMDEAFSALDPLIRNEMQSQLLELQRDLGKTIIFISHDLNEAMRLGDRIAIMRAGRIAQIGTANEILTNPADDYIADFLADIDRTRVLTARNVMTSAGPEASSLPTVDASTLLGDLFVRSVDAYGPTDATGSLAVMDNGSLVGVVDPKALVATMAGKVN, from the coding sequence ATGGGCGTAGTTGAGGCTTCACATGTCTACAAGGTCTTCGGGAAGAACGGCCCTGAAGTGGTGCGACGACTCGAGGAAGGGGCCGACCGGAGTGAACTGACGGAACTGGGGACCGCTGGCGTCATCGACGCGAGTTTCTCCGTGGACAAGGGCGAGATTTTCGTCGTGATGGGACTGTCGGGTTCCGGCAAATCCACCCTGATCCGCATGATCAACGGGTTGTGGACGCCTACAGCAGGCTCGATCAACGTCGCTGGGAAGAACATTTCGGAGATGGGAGACCGTGAGCTCCGGGAACTCCGTAAGAAGCACATTTCCATGGTGTTCCAGCATTTCGCCCTGCTGCCGCACCGCACCGTCCGGGACAATGCCGCCTACTCCCTGGAAATTCAGGGGGTAGGTAAGAAACAGAGGTTGGAACAGGCCGACCACTGGCTGCAGCAGGTCGGGCTGGACGGGTGGGGAGACAGTCTGCCGGGGCAGCTCTCCGGCGGCATGCAGCAGCGAGTCGGGTTGGCGCGGGCACTCGCGGCCGAGACGGAGATCCTGCTCATGGATGAGGCGTTCTCTGCGCTCGACCCCCTGATCCGTAACGAGATGCAGTCCCAACTGCTTGAACTGCAGCGTGACCTGGGCAAGACAATCATCTTCATCAGTCATGACCTCAATGAAGCGATGCGGCTCGGGGACCGCATCGCGATCATGCGCGCCGGACGTATCGCACAGATCGGTACGGCGAACGAGATTCTCACGAACCCTGCCGATGATTACATTGCTGATTTCCTCGCCGACATCGACCGCACCCGCGTCCTGACGGCGCGCAACGTGATGACGAGCGCCGGCCCGGAGGCGTCCTCTCTGCCGACGGTGGATGCGAGCACCCTGCTGGGTGACCTGTTTGTCCGGTCTGTCGATGCGTATGGCCCCACGGACGCCACCGGATCGTTGGCGGTGATGGACAACGGCTCCCTGGTCGGTGTCGTGGACCCGAAGGCACTGGTGGCGACGATGGCCGGAAAGGTGAACTGA